The following proteins are encoded in a genomic region of Micromonospora olivasterospora:
- a CDS encoding fumarate hydratase yields MSSAAAFSYAPLLPTGPDQTEYRLITDEGVDVVNGPGGRRFLTVEPAALTALTAEAMHDIAHFLRPAHLAQLRAIIDDPAASPNDRFVALDLLRNANIAAGGVLPMCQDTGTAIVMGKRGRHVLTDGGDAEAISRGVWQAYTRLNLRYSQLAPLTMWEERNTGSNLPAQVEIYAEDPDGHPDAYKFLFMAKGGGSANKSYLYQETKALLNPTRMMQFLEEKLRLIGTSACPPYHLAIVIGGTSAEYALKTAKYASAKYLDALPTSGSMTAHGFRDLELEAEVLELTRDFGIGAQFGGRYFCHDVRVVRLPRHGASCPVAIAVSCSADRQAVAKITPSGVWLERLETDPARYLPDVTEAQLDASEVVRVDLNRPMDEIRAELSKYPVKTRLSLTGPLVVARDIAHAKIAERLDAGEPMPQYLRDHAVYYAGPAKTPEGYASGSFGPTTAGRMDAYVEKFQAAGGSMVMLAKGNRSAQVTRACQQYGGFYLGSIGGPAARLAQDCIKHVEVLEYPELGMEAVWKIEVEDFPAFIVVDDKGNDFFAEVTKPVLTVGRR; encoded by the coding sequence ATGAGCAGTGCCGCCGCGTTCTCCTACGCCCCCTTGCTGCCGACCGGCCCGGACCAGACCGAGTATCGGCTGATCACCGACGAGGGCGTCGACGTCGTCAACGGCCCGGGGGGTCGCCGGTTCCTCACGGTGGAGCCGGCCGCACTGACCGCGCTGACCGCCGAGGCGATGCACGACATCGCCCACTTCCTCCGCCCGGCCCACCTGGCCCAGCTCCGGGCGATCATCGACGACCCGGCGGCCTCGCCGAACGACCGGTTCGTCGCCCTCGACCTGCTGCGCAACGCGAACATCGCGGCCGGCGGGGTGCTGCCGATGTGCCAGGACACCGGCACCGCCATCGTGATGGGCAAGCGCGGGCGGCACGTGCTGACCGACGGCGGCGACGCCGAGGCGATCTCGCGCGGCGTCTGGCAGGCGTACACGCGGCTGAACCTGCGATACTCGCAGCTCGCCCCGCTGACCATGTGGGAGGAGCGGAACACCGGCAGCAACCTGCCCGCGCAGGTGGAGATCTACGCCGAGGACCCGGACGGGCACCCGGACGCGTACAAGTTCCTCTTCATGGCCAAGGGCGGCGGCTCGGCGAACAAGTCGTACCTCTACCAGGAGACCAAGGCGCTGCTGAACCCGACGCGGATGATGCAGTTCCTGGAGGAGAAGCTGCGGCTGATCGGCACGTCGGCCTGCCCGCCATACCACCTGGCCATCGTCATCGGCGGCACCTCGGCCGAGTACGCGCTGAAGACCGCCAAGTACGCCTCCGCCAAGTACCTGGACGCGCTGCCCACCTCCGGCTCGATGACCGCCCACGGCTTCCGGGACCTGGAGCTGGAGGCCGAGGTGCTGGAGCTGACCCGCGACTTCGGCATCGGGGCGCAGTTCGGCGGCCGTTACTTTTGCCACGACGTGCGGGTGGTCCGGCTGCCCCGGCACGGCGCGTCCTGCCCGGTGGCGATCGCCGTCTCCTGCTCGGCGGACCGGCAGGCGGTTGCGAAGATCACCCCGTCGGGCGTGTGGCTGGAACGCCTCGAAACCGACCCGGCGCGGTACCTGCCCGACGTCACCGAGGCGCAGCTCGACGCGTCCGAGGTCGTCCGGGTCGACCTGAACCGGCCGATGGACGAGATCCGCGCCGAGCTGTCCAAGTACCCGGTGAAGACCCGGCTGTCCCTGACCGGCCCGCTGGTCGTGGCCCGGGACATCGCCCACGCCAAAATCGCCGAGCGGCTGGACGCGGGCGAGCCGATGCCGCAGTACCTGCGCGACCACGCCGTCTACTACGCCGGCCCGGCGAAGACCCCCGAGGGGTACGCCTCCGGCTCGTTCGGCCCCACCACCGCCGGCCGGATGGACGCCTACGTGGAGAAGTTCCAGGCCGCCGGCGGCTCGATGGTGATGCTGGCCAAGGGCAACCGGTCGGCCCAGGTCACCCGCGCCTGCCAGCAGTACGGCGGCTTCTACCTCGGCTCCATCGGTGGCCCCGCCGCGCGGCTGGCCCAGGACTGCATCAAGCACGTCGAGGTCCTGGAATACCCGGAGCTGGGCATGGAGGCGGTCTGGAAGATCGAGGTGGAGGACTTCCCGGCCTTCATCGTCGTCGACGACAAGGGCAACGACTTCTTCGCCGAGGTCACCAAGCCGGTGCTCACCGTCGGCCGCCGCTGA
- a CDS encoding RDD family protein, with amino-acid sequence MTHPPTYPTPPAGGQPPAGPTPLRHAVPAQHAPSPYAGTPAHPSPPPGYPPHPGWVPPPLAPNGQPLASFADRLLALLVDAAIIVAVSMVVVLPAAFAFTLWMMSGLTASAADGRYITPDLFGDFLLPLLALEAGIFLFTLGVTYVFHVEMMFKTGQTVGKRMMKLRVVPLDPALPLGRKAAAKRWLAHQVGGSFIPGFSYVDGLWQLWDKPWQQCLHDKFARTVVVKVAP; translated from the coding sequence GTGACGCACCCTCCGACGTACCCGACGCCGCCGGCCGGTGGGCAGCCGCCCGCCGGCCCCACCCCCCTGCGGCACGCCGTGCCCGCGCAGCACGCCCCCTCGCCGTACGCCGGGACGCCGGCCCACCCCTCGCCCCCGCCCGGGTACCCGCCGCACCCCGGGTGGGTCCCTCCGCCGCTCGCGCCGAACGGCCAGCCGCTGGCGAGCTTCGCCGACCGGTTGTTGGCGCTGCTCGTCGACGCCGCGATCATCGTGGCGGTCTCCATGGTCGTCGTTCTGCCGGCGGCGTTCGCCTTCACCCTGTGGATGATGAGCGGCCTGACCGCGAGCGCGGCGGACGGCAGATACATCACGCCGGACCTCTTCGGGGACTTCCTGCTCCCGTTGCTCGCGTTGGAGGCCGGGATCTTCCTGTTCACCCTCGGCGTCACCTACGTCTTCCACGTGGAGATGATGTTCAAGACCGGCCAGACGGTGGGCAAGCGGATGATGAAGCTCCGCGTGGTGCCCCTCGACCCGGCCCTGCCGCTCGGGCGGAAGGCCGCCGCCAAGCGCTGGCTCGCCCACCAGGTCGGCGGATCGTTCATTCCCGGCTTCAGCTACGTCGACGGGCTCTGGCAACTGTGGGACAAGCCCTGGCAGCAGTGCCTCCACGACAAGTTCGCCCGCACCGTCGTCGTTAAGGTTGCTCCGTGA
- a CDS encoding GNAT family N-acetyltransferase: MADIVGTAGPGAGATVLLETDRLRLRRFAPTDADALVELDSDPAVMRFLTGGRPTPAEAVRDEVLPRLLSGYDRHPGLGRWAAVDRAGGDFVGWFALDAPADGDGTQAELGYRLRRAAWGRGLATEGSVALVRYAFATLGLRRVWAETMAANAASRRVMEKAGLRNVRTFHLDWDDPIPGTEHGEVEYELLRAEWRAGDPGR, from the coding sequence GTGGCTGACATCGTAGGCACCGCCGGCCCCGGCGCCGGTGCGACCGTGCTGCTGGAGACCGACCGGCTGCGGCTGCGCCGGTTCGCCCCGACGGACGCCGACGCCCTGGTCGAGCTCGACTCGGACCCGGCGGTCATGCGGTTCCTGACCGGCGGCCGGCCGACCCCGGCCGAGGCGGTCCGGGACGAGGTGCTGCCCCGGCTGCTGAGCGGCTACGACCGCCACCCCGGGCTGGGCCGCTGGGCGGCCGTCGACCGGGCGGGCGGGGACTTCGTCGGCTGGTTCGCCCTCGACGCGCCGGCCGACGGCGACGGTACGCAGGCCGAGCTGGGCTACCGGCTGCGCCGGGCGGCGTGGGGCAGGGGCCTGGCCACGGAGGGCTCGGTGGCGCTGGTCCGGTACGCGTTCGCCACCCTCGGCCTGCGGCGGGTCTGGGCGGAGACGATGGCGGCCAACGCCGCGTCCCGCCGGGTGATGGAGAAGGCGGGCCTACGGAATGTGCGCACGTTCCATCTCGACTGGGACGACCCGATCCCGGGCACGGAGCACGGTGAGGTCGAGTACGAGCTCCTGCGCGCGGAGTGGAGGGCCGGCGACCCGGGCCGGTAG
- a CDS encoding Lrp/AsnC family transcriptional regulator — protein sequence MNAVQTVQLDDLDARLLTLLAEEPRIGVLECSRRLGVARGTVQARLDKLVDRGVIAGFGPDVSPAAIGFGVTSFVTLEISQRHGHDQVTRHLAAIPEVLEAHTITGSSDLLCRIVARSNTDLQRVIDQIVSYEGIRRASTIIALAEQIPYRVLPLARSAATG from the coding sequence ATGAATGCCGTACAAACTGTACAGCTCGATGACCTTGATGCACGACTCCTCACGTTGCTCGCCGAGGAGCCTCGGATCGGGGTGCTGGAGTGCTCGCGGCGGCTCGGGGTGGCCCGCGGCACCGTCCAGGCCCGGCTCGACAAGCTCGTCGACCGGGGCGTGATCGCCGGGTTCGGGCCGGACGTCTCGCCCGCCGCGATCGGCTTCGGGGTGACCAGCTTCGTCACGCTGGAGATCAGCCAGCGGCACGGTCACGACCAGGTCACCCGGCACCTCGCGGCGATCCCGGAGGTGCTGGAGGCGCATACCATCACCGGCTCCAGCGATCTGCTCTGCCGCATCGTGGCCCGCTCGAACACCGACCTGCAGCGGGTGATCGACCAGATCGTCTCGTACGAGGGCATCCGCCGGGCCTCGACGATCATCGCCCTCGCCGAGCAGATCCCGTACCGCGTCCTGCCTCTGGCCCGCTCCGCCGCCACCGGCTGA
- a CDS encoding PQQ-binding-like beta-propeller repeat protein yields the protein MSRVNRRGFGVRGWLLLGLVTVIVLAAAGVWNPWPGIWDRVNRSTPISEPDVVWQQRIGGTPKSVTIAGNTVIVEQRTRVEARSLATGVQLWDRKADWSAVAGGDGDPVVAVGKLLSKGYELLDPATGAVRRRDDDAVGVWTYRNLLLDARCVAATDCTLRAWDPRGTSPRWTAFLPGVSTGLFADNPGLLGTRRLTASRIDGGAAGPESVPPLLGFPVDGRVHVVDTATGRVLQDVEPGRDERLAVVGGRMLRIRAVSEDGACQFTLTAHDPTNGRQVWRRTGINLRTADSAGCAQREDPQGARNVLVGVGSNGREAVLDGYDGRLLQVNAEGERLIAVDDRYALVRSADRRSILARELGADRTRWTRPAGGKSGAALTPYAAVLTDEKPNRLVALDPRTGRELVVLRTSANALAVGPAGMIIGEGREIGYVRFGAGAAGPAQPPAGDSGAPGGPGPGSTGGAPDDDGGACGPKRELCPERGKDG from the coding sequence GTGTCCCGTGTGAACCGGAGGGGCTTCGGCGTGCGTGGCTGGCTGCTGCTCGGCCTCGTCACGGTGATCGTCCTCGCGGCCGCCGGAGTGTGGAACCCGTGGCCCGGCATCTGGGACCGGGTCAACCGGAGCACGCCCATCTCCGAGCCGGACGTGGTCTGGCAGCAGCGGATCGGCGGCACCCCGAAGAGCGTCACCATCGCCGGCAACACGGTCATCGTCGAGCAGCGCACCCGGGTGGAGGCGCGCAGCCTCGCCACCGGCGTACAGCTCTGGGACCGCAAGGCCGACTGGTCCGCCGTGGCCGGCGGCGACGGCGACCCGGTCGTCGCCGTGGGCAAGCTCCTGAGCAAGGGGTACGAGCTGCTCGACCCCGCCACCGGGGCGGTGCGCCGCCGCGACGACGACGCGGTGGGCGTCTGGACGTACCGGAACCTGCTGCTCGACGCCCGCTGCGTCGCGGCGACCGACTGCACCCTGCGCGCCTGGGATCCGCGCGGCACGTCGCCGCGGTGGACGGCGTTCCTGCCCGGCGTCAGCACCGGCCTCTTCGCCGACAACCCGGGCCTGCTCGGCACCCGCCGGCTCACCGCCTCCCGGATCGACGGCGGCGCGGCCGGCCCCGAGTCGGTGCCCCCGCTGCTCGGCTTCCCCGTGGACGGCCGGGTGCACGTCGTGGACACGGCGACCGGCCGGGTGCTCCAGGACGTCGAGCCGGGCCGGGACGAGCGCCTGGCGGTCGTCGGCGGCCGGATGCTGCGCATCCGGGCGGTGTCCGAGGACGGCGCGTGCCAGTTCACCCTCACTGCCCACGACCCGACCAACGGCAGGCAGGTGTGGCGGCGCACCGGGATCAACCTGCGCACCGCCGACAGCGCCGGCTGCGCACAGCGGGAGGACCCGCAGGGCGCGCGGAACGTGCTCGTCGGCGTCGGGTCGAACGGCCGGGAGGCGGTGCTCGACGGGTACGACGGCCGGCTGCTCCAGGTCAACGCCGAGGGCGAACGGCTGATCGCGGTCGACGACCGGTACGCGCTGGTCCGGTCCGCCGACCGGCGCTCGATCCTGGCCCGGGAGCTCGGCGCCGACCGGACCCGGTGGACCCGCCCCGCCGGCGGGAAGAGCGGCGCGGCGCTCACCCCGTACGCGGCGGTGCTGACCGACGAGAAGCCGAACCGGCTGGTGGCGCTGGACCCGCGTACCGGAAGGGAGCTGGTGGTGCTGCGGACCTCGGCGAACGCCCTGGCCGTCGGCCCCGCGGGCATGATCATCGGAGAGGGCCGCGAGATCGGGTACGTCCGCTTCGGCGCGGGAGCGGCCGGGCCGGCGCAACCGCCGGCCGGCGACTCCGGCGCCCCTGGTGGCCCCGGCCCGGGCAGCACCGGCGGCGCCCCGGACGACGACGGCGGCGCGTGCGGGCCGAAGCGGGAGCTGTGCCCGGAGCGGGGCAAGGACGGCTGA
- a CDS encoding CGNR zinc finger domain-containing protein → MLFAHDTECGLIAAAALVNTASAQGDGLPDVAALDAFVTAQGWTGRHEQTEAELRSVRELRPRLRRVWYADTDEIVTIVNALLHEAGALPQLIRHDDEPYHLHAVPRDAPLATRMAVEAAMALADLVRSGELSRLRRCAHPHCDNVLVDLSKNRSRRFCDTGCGNRAAVTAYRARKAAARS, encoded by the coding sequence TTGCTCTTCGCTCATGACACCGAGTGCGGGCTGATCGCGGCCGCCGCCCTCGTCAACACCGCGAGCGCCCAGGGAGACGGGCTGCCGGACGTGGCCGCCCTGGACGCGTTCGTCACCGCGCAGGGCTGGACCGGCCGGCACGAGCAGACCGAGGCGGAGCTGCGGTCCGTCCGGGAACTGCGGCCCCGGCTGCGCCGGGTCTGGTACGCCGACACCGACGAGATCGTGACCATCGTCAACGCCCTGCTCCACGAGGCCGGGGCGCTGCCGCAACTGATCCGGCACGACGACGAGCCGTACCATCTGCACGCCGTGCCGAGGGACGCGCCGCTGGCCACCCGGATGGCGGTCGAGGCCGCGATGGCCCTGGCCGACCTCGTACGCAGCGGCGAGCTGAGCCGACTGCGCCGCTGCGCCCACCCGCACTGTGACAACGTGCTGGTCGACCTGTCGAAGAACCGGTCCCGGCGGTTCTGCGACACCGGCTGCGGCAACCGTGCCGCCGTCACCGCCTACCGCGCCCGCAAGGCCGCCGCGCGCTCCTGA
- the hppD gene encoding 4-hydroxyphenylpyruvate dioxygenase: MTQAIDRPQSTEDVDVDRLVGAVDHDISRDPFPVRGLDHIRFLVGNAKQAAHYYSTAFGMTCVAYRGPEQGYRDHAEYVLTSGSTRFVLTGAVRPDAPGAEHVTKHSDGVSDIALEVPDVDAAYAHATAQGATGLVQPHDVTDGHGTVRVAAIATYGDTRHTLVDRSRYPGPFLPGFVARGPIVDRQPMIDAGLQPKRFFQAVDHVVGNVELGRMDEWVEFYKRVMGFTNMAEFIGDDIATDYSALMSKVVANGTRRVKFPLNEPAIARKKSQIDEYLEFYQGPGAQHIAVATNDILASVDAMRAAGVEFLDTPDSYYDDPELRARIGNVRVPIEELKSRKILVDRDEDGYLLQIFTKPVQDRPTVFFELIERHGSLGFGKGNFKALFEAIEREQDKRGNL; encoded by the coding sequence GTGACCCAGGCGATCGACCGACCCCAGTCGACCGAGGACGTCGACGTCGACCGGCTCGTCGGTGCCGTCGACCACGACATCAGCCGCGACCCGTTCCCCGTCAGGGGCCTCGACCACATCCGTTTCCTGGTCGGCAACGCCAAGCAGGCGGCGCACTACTACTCCACCGCGTTCGGCATGACCTGCGTGGCGTACCGGGGGCCCGAGCAGGGCTACCGCGACCACGCCGAGTACGTGCTGACCAGCGGTTCGACCCGGTTCGTGCTGACCGGCGCGGTCCGCCCCGACGCCCCGGGCGCCGAACACGTCACGAAGCACAGCGACGGTGTCTCCGACATCGCGCTGGAGGTGCCCGACGTCGACGCGGCGTACGCGCACGCCACCGCGCAGGGCGCGACCGGCCTGGTCCAGCCGCACGACGTCACCGACGGGCACGGCACCGTCCGGGTGGCGGCCATCGCCACGTACGGCGACACCCGGCACACCCTGGTCGACCGCTCCCGCTACCCGGGCCCGTTCCTGCCCGGCTTCGTCGCCCGCGGCCCGATCGTGGACCGGCAGCCGATGATCGACGCCGGCCTCCAGCCCAAGCGCTTCTTCCAGGCGGTCGACCACGTCGTCGGCAACGTCGAGCTCGGCCGGATGGACGAGTGGGTGGAGTTCTACAAGCGGGTCATGGGCTTCACCAACATGGCGGAGTTCATCGGCGACGACATCGCCACCGACTACTCGGCCCTGATGAGCAAGGTCGTCGCGAACGGCACCCGCCGGGTGAAGTTCCCGCTCAACGAGCCGGCGATCGCCCGCAAGAAGTCGCAGATCGACGAGTACCTGGAGTTCTACCAGGGCCCGGGCGCCCAGCACATCGCCGTGGCGACCAACGACATCCTGGCCAGCGTCGACGCGATGCGGGCCGCCGGCGTCGAGTTCCTGGACACCCCGGACTCGTACTACGACGACCCGGAGCTGCGCGCCCGGATCGGCAACGTGCGGGTGCCGATCGAGGAGCTGAAGTCCCGCAAGATCCTGGTCGACCGGGACGAGGACGGCTACCTGCTCCAGATCTTCACCAAGCCGGTGCAGGACCGCCCGACGGTCTTCTTCGAGCTGATCGAGCGGCACGGCTCGCTCGGCTTCGGCAAGGGCAACTTCAAGGCCCTGTTCGAGGCCATCGAGCGCGAGCAGGACAAGCGCGGAAACCTGTAA
- the hisC gene encoding histidinol-phosphate transaminase: MTDTGRHEPPLRLTRADLDALPNYVPGRSPADLARELGLPEAIKLASNEVPYGPLPGVVEAVAEAVTASHRYPDMGVVALREALAERYGVDAGRIATGCGSVALAEHLVRATCLPGDELLYSWRSFEAYPIIAATSGATSVRVPNDAGHGHDLAAMAAAVTDRTRMILVCNPNNPTGTALRRAELDRFLDTVPDDVLVVIDEAYREFVTDPEVPDGLTYSDRPNVAVLRTLSKAWGLAGLRIGWLVAAPEVAAAVRKVVTPFSTSMAAQAGALAALAQADEVQRRCALVVAERDRVTDALRKLVPDVPSSQANFVWLPLGERAVEFGRACEARGVIVRPFPGDGVRVTIGTPAENDAFLAAAESALA; the protein is encoded by the coding sequence ATGACCGACACCGGACGCCACGAGCCGCCGCTGCGGCTGACCCGCGCCGACCTCGACGCCCTGCCGAACTACGTCCCCGGGCGCAGCCCGGCGGACCTGGCCCGCGAGCTGGGGCTGCCCGAGGCGATCAAGCTGGCCAGCAACGAGGTGCCGTACGGCCCGCTGCCCGGGGTGGTGGAGGCGGTCGCCGAGGCCGTCACCGCGTCGCACCGCTACCCCGACATGGGCGTGGTCGCGCTCCGGGAGGCGCTCGCCGAGCGGTACGGCGTCGACGCCGGCCGGATCGCCACGGGCTGCGGGTCCGTGGCGCTGGCCGAGCACCTGGTCCGGGCGACGTGCCTGCCCGGCGACGAGCTGCTCTACTCGTGGCGCTCCTTCGAGGCGTACCCGATCATCGCGGCGACCAGTGGCGCGACCAGCGTGCGGGTGCCCAACGACGCCGGGCACGGGCACGACCTCGCGGCGATGGCCGCCGCCGTGACCGACCGGACCCGGATGATCCTGGTCTGCAACCCGAACAACCCGACCGGCACGGCGCTGCGCCGGGCGGAGCTGGACCGCTTCCTCGACACGGTGCCGGACGACGTCCTGGTGGTGATCGACGAGGCGTACCGGGAGTTCGTCACCGACCCGGAGGTGCCGGACGGCCTGACCTACTCCGACCGGCCGAACGTCGCCGTGCTGCGCACCCTGTCCAAGGCGTGGGGGCTGGCGGGCCTGCGGATCGGCTGGCTGGTCGCCGCCCCCGAGGTGGCCGCCGCCGTGCGCAAGGTGGTCACCCCGTTCTCCACCAGCATGGCCGCCCAGGCCGGGGCGCTCGCCGCGCTGGCGCAGGCCGACGAGGTGCAGCGCCGCTGCGCGCTGGTGGTCGCCGAGCGGGACCGGGTCACGGACGCGCTGCGCAAGCTCGTCCCGGACGTGCCGTCCAGCCAGGCGAACTTCGTCTGGCTGCCGCTGGGCGAGCGGGCCGTCGAGTTCGGCCGGGCGTGCGAGGCGCGCGGCGTGATCGTGCGGCCGTTCCCCGGAGACGGCGTCCGGGTCACCATCGGCACGCCGGCCGAGAACGACGCCTTCCTCGCCGCCGCCGAGTCCGCCCTGGCATGA
- a CDS encoding class II fumarate hydratase: MVRVTTPEATGYRIERDSMGEVEVPAEALWRAQSQRAVQNFPISGRGIEPAQIKALAQIKGAAALVNGELGVIDADVAAAIAAAAAHVAAGGYDDQFPIDVFQTGSGTSSNMNANEVIATLASRELGRDVHPNDDVNASQSSNDVFPSSIHLAATQFVVEDLIPSLKHLAGALEEKSAEFETVVKAGRTHLMDATPVTLGQEFGGYAAQVRYGVERLEATLPRLAELPLGGTAVGTGINTPIGFAAAVIARLRESTGLPLTEARNHFEAQGARDALVEASGQLRTIAVGLYKIANDIRWMGSGPRAGLRELRIPDLQPGSSIMPGKVNPVVAEAVRQVCAQVVGNDAAVGFAGSQGDFELNVMLPVMARNLLESIKLLAASSRLLADRCVAGLVANADVCLAYAEGSPSIVTPLNRYLGYDEAASIAKEALAREAAIRDVVIERGHVANGKLSADQLDEALDLLRMTHP; the protein is encoded by the coding sequence ATGGTACGCGTGACGACTCCAGAGGCGACGGGCTACCGGATCGAACGCGACTCGATGGGCGAGGTGGAGGTGCCCGCCGAGGCGCTGTGGCGGGCGCAGAGCCAGCGCGCGGTGCAGAACTTCCCGATCTCGGGTCGAGGGATCGAGCCGGCGCAGATCAAGGCCCTCGCCCAGATCAAGGGCGCGGCGGCGCTGGTCAACGGCGAGCTGGGCGTGATCGACGCGGACGTCGCCGCCGCGATCGCCGCCGCCGCCGCGCACGTGGCCGCCGGCGGTTACGACGACCAGTTCCCGATCGACGTCTTCCAGACCGGCTCGGGCACCTCGTCCAACATGAACGCCAACGAGGTGATCGCGACGCTGGCCAGCCGTGAGCTGGGCCGGGACGTGCACCCGAACGACGACGTCAACGCCTCGCAGTCCAGCAACGACGTCTTCCCGTCCTCGATCCACCTGGCCGCGACGCAGTTCGTGGTGGAGGACCTGATCCCCTCCCTGAAGCACCTGGCCGGGGCGCTGGAGGAAAAGTCGGCCGAGTTCGAGACTGTGGTCAAGGCGGGACGTACCCACCTCATGGACGCCACGCCGGTCACCCTCGGCCAGGAGTTCGGCGGGTACGCCGCCCAGGTCCGCTACGGCGTCGAGCGGCTGGAGGCGACCCTGCCCCGGCTGGCCGAGCTGCCGTTGGGCGGGACGGCCGTGGGCACCGGCATCAACACCCCGATCGGCTTCGCCGCGGCGGTCATCGCCCGACTGCGCGAGTCCACCGGGCTGCCGCTGACCGAGGCGCGCAACCACTTCGAGGCGCAGGGCGCCCGGGACGCGCTGGTGGAGGCCTCCGGGCAGCTGCGCACCATCGCGGTCGGCCTGTACAAGATCGCCAACGACATTCGCTGGATGGGCTCCGGCCCCCGGGCAGGCCTGCGCGAGCTGCGCATCCCCGACCTCCAGCCCGGCTCGTCGATCATGCCCGGCAAGGTGAACCCGGTCGTCGCCGAGGCCGTCCGGCAGGTCTGCGCCCAGGTCGTCGGCAACGACGCGGCGGTCGGCTTCGCCGGGTCGCAGGGTGACTTCGAGCTGAACGTCATGCTCCCGGTGATGGCCCGCAACCTGCTGGAGTCGATCAAGCTGCTGGCCGCGTCGAGCCGCCTGCTCGCCGACCGCTGCGTGGCCGGCCTGGTCGCGAACGCGGACGTCTGCCTGGCGTACGCCGAGGGCTCGCCGTCGATCGTCACCCCCCTCAACCGTTACCTCGGGTACGACGAGGCCGCCTCGATCGCGAAGGAGGCGCTGGCCAGGGAGGCGGCGATCCGGGACGTGGTGATCGAGCGGGGCCACGTCGCGAACGGCAAGCTCAGCGCCGATCAGCTGGACGAGGCGCTCGACCTGCTCCGGATGACCCACCCCTGA
- a CDS encoding EamA family transporter — protein sequence MRPRPAAGAGLGLALLSAVTFATSGTFARSLIEAGWSAEAAVVARVGIAALVLALPAVLAVRGRMGVLRRNLLPIGVFGLLGVAAAQACFFNAVRYLPVGVALLLEYLGIVLVVGWTWLVHGQRPRRLTVAGSAAALAGLALVLDLTGAGRLDPVGVLWGLGAAVGLAGYFVIAGRLDDGLPSVTMASAGMAVGAAVLLLLGLVGVLPLRAAFGDVTFAGQRTSWLVPIAGLALVAAVVAYLTGIAGARILGARLSSFVGLAEVMFAVLIAWLVLGELPAVVQLLGGALIVAGVAVVRLDELRAARTAGRLAERPAEPALAADR from the coding sequence ATGCGTCCACGACCCGCCGCCGGCGCAGGTCTCGGCCTGGCGTTGCTGTCGGCCGTCACGTTCGCCACCTCGGGCACCTTCGCCCGGTCGCTGATCGAGGCGGGCTGGTCGGCGGAGGCCGCCGTCGTCGCCCGCGTCGGCATCGCCGCCCTGGTGCTCGCGCTGCCGGCGGTGCTCGCCGTGCGCGGCCGGATGGGCGTGCTGCGCCGCAACCTCCTCCCGATCGGGGTCTTCGGGCTGCTCGGCGTCGCCGCGGCGCAGGCGTGCTTCTTCAACGCCGTCCGCTACCTTCCCGTCGGGGTGGCGCTGCTGCTGGAGTACCTGGGCATCGTCCTGGTGGTCGGCTGGACGTGGCTGGTCCACGGCCAGCGACCGCGCCGGCTCACCGTGGCCGGCTCGGCGGCGGCCCTCGCCGGGCTCGCCCTCGTGCTGGACCTGACCGGCGCCGGCCGCCTCGACCCGGTCGGAGTGCTCTGGGGGCTGGGCGCCGCCGTCGGCCTGGCCGGATACTTCGTGATCGCCGGCCGGCTCGACGACGGACTACCCTCGGTGACAATGGCCAGCGCCGGCATGGCCGTCGGCGCGGCCGTCCTGCTCCTGCTCGGCCTGGTCGGGGTGCTGCCGCTGCGGGCCGCCTTCGGCGACGTCACCTTCGCCGGGCAGCGCACCAGCTGGCTGGTCCCCATCGCCGGCCTGGCGCTGGTCGCCGCCGTGGTCGCGTACCTGACGGGCATCGCCGGCGCCCGGATCCTCGGCGCCCGACTGTCGTCGTTCGTCGGGCTGGCCGAGGTGATGTTCGCGGTGCTGATCGCCTGGCTCGTGCTGGGCGAGCTGCCGGCCGTCGTGCAACTGCTCGGCGGGGCGCTGATCGTCGCGGGGGTCGCCGTGGTCCGCCTCGACGAGTTGCGCGCGGCGCGGACCGCCGGCCGGCTCGCCGAGCGCCCAGCCGAGCCCGCGCTCGCCGCTGACCGCTGA